In the Thermodesulfovibrio yellowstonii DSM 11347 genome, one interval contains:
- a CDS encoding ABC transporter ATP-binding protein, with amino-acid sequence MIEIKELYKSFGKQQVLKGVSLVINEGEVTAVIGRSGGGKSVLLKHIVGLLKPDRGSIFIKGQDITKLKGIKLDEIRADIGVVFQGGALFDSMTVYDNVAFPLAEKTKLNKKEIYERVIKALSDVGLQGMEYKYPAELSGGMRKRVALARALIAHPKIILFDEPTTGLDPILVRSIHKLIRDTQKQYGFTGLIISHEIPEIFEISDRVAMLHNGKIVEVGTPEEIQKSDNIVVKNFIMGIENGGNNEERTS; translated from the coding sequence ATGATTGAAATAAAAGAACTTTACAAATCTTTTGGAAAACAGCAAGTATTAAAAGGTGTTAGTTTGGTTATAAATGAAGGAGAGGTAACTGCTGTAATTGGAAGAAGTGGAGGCGGGAAATCTGTTCTTCTTAAACACATTGTTGGATTACTAAAGCCAGACAGAGGAAGTATATTTATAAAGGGACAGGATATAACAAAGCTAAAAGGAATCAAGCTTGATGAAATAAGAGCAGATATTGGAGTAGTTTTTCAGGGAGGTGCACTTTTTGATTCAATGACTGTTTATGACAATGTTGCATTTCCTCTTGCAGAGAAAACTAAACTAAATAAAAAAGAGATTTATGAAAGAGTTATAAAAGCACTAAGTGATGTTGGACTTCAGGGGATGGAGTATAAATATCCCGCAGAACTCAGTGGAGGAATGCGTAAAAGAGTTGCTCTCGCAAGAGCATTAATAGCTCATCCAAAAATAATTTTGTTTGATGAGCCCACAACAGGTCTTGATCCTATTCTGGTTCGGTCTATTCATAAACTTATAAGAGATACTCAGAAACAGTACGGCTTTACTGGGTTGATAATAAGTCATGAAATTCCTGAAATATTTGAGATTTCAGATAGAGTTGCGATGCTTCATAATGGAAAAATTGTTGAAGTAGGAACGCCAGAGGAAATTCAAAAAAGTGATAATATTGTTGTAAAAAATTTTATAATGGGAATAGAAAACGGAGGGAATAATGAAGAAAGAACATCTTGA
- a CDS encoding valine--tRNA ligase produces the protein MFKKELSISEIYKPQEIEKKLYSFWEEKGFFKPDSDSEKPSYCIVIPPPNVTGTLHMGHALNATLQDILIRWKRMLGYAALWIPGTDHAGIATQNVVERQLLQEGIDRYQLGRTAFLERVWQWKESCGGRIIEQLKRIGASCDWSRLRFTMDEGLSQAVKEVFLRLFEEGLIYRDLRLINWCPRCHTALSDLEVEHEELEGKLYYIKYPLKEDPEKFITVATTRPETMLGDTAVAVNPEDKRYKNLIGKVLILPLINREIPVIADSAVDMEFGTGAVKVTPSHDFNDAEMAQRHNLPYVCVINEEGRMTEEAGKYKGLERYDARNKIINDLTELGLLEKTEKHKHAVGHCYRCKTVIEPFQTVQWYVKIKPLAEEAVRVVEEGKIKFIPEGWVNNYYAWMRDIKDWCISRQLWWGHRIPVWYCAECKTIDGKEQGDLIEILFYKPITLNGKEIWGGSFNELKKLGVSKEEIEQRAKMIKIPKEIKHFANREEPKTCPYCGSKELIQDPDVLDTWFSSALWPFSTLGWPEETEDLKRFYPTNVLVTGFDIIFFWVARMIMMGMKFMKDVPFRDVYIHALVRDSKGQKMSKSKGNVIDPIVMIEKYGADAFRFTLAAFAAQGRDIKFSEERVEGYRHFINKIWNAMKFIMSFAHLRTKEEVKLEDVKSLKDRWILSKLSDAIYETNRALDAYRFNDAAGTVYQFLWHEFCDWYIELSKVVLYSDTEEKDETVNCLFYVFENILKLLHPFMPYVTEEIWLNILGKEKSLMISLYPTHDLINKDEEAIDKMEHIIEAISGIRSIRGELNIAPSLNVDVYIKSLTPQAENILNEGYQFILKLAKAKSLKIQKDLSRAKGSAVSVKKNFEIYIPIKGLIDIEQEKKRLLKELQKTEQDINFLNKKLMNEDFIKNAPEDVVKKDKEKYEGLLVKHDKIKENLSVIEELKN, from the coding sequence ATGTTTAAGAAAGAGTTATCAATTAGTGAAATCTATAAACCTCAGGAGATTGAAAAAAAACTTTACAGTTTCTGGGAAGAAAAAGGATTTTTTAAACCAGACTCTGATTCTGAAAAGCCTTCTTATTGTATAGTAATTCCACCTCCAAATGTGACAGGAACTCTTCATATGGGGCATGCTTTAAATGCTACGCTTCAGGATATTCTTATAAGATGGAAAAGAATGCTTGGATATGCAGCATTATGGATTCCGGGAACTGATCATGCGGGGATTGCTACTCAGAATGTTGTGGAAAGGCAATTACTTCAAGAAGGTATTGATAGATATCAATTAGGAAGAACAGCCTTTCTTGAAAGAGTATGGCAGTGGAAAGAATCCTGTGGAGGTAGAATAATAGAACAACTTAAAAGAATAGGCGCATCATGTGACTGGTCTCGTCTTCGTTTTACAATGGATGAAGGGCTTAGTCAGGCTGTTAAAGAAGTTTTTCTAAGACTCTTTGAAGAGGGATTGATATACAGGGATTTAAGGCTCATAAACTGGTGTCCGAGATGTCATACCGCGCTTTCTGATCTTGAAGTAGAACACGAGGAATTAGAAGGCAAACTATACTATATTAAATATCCTCTGAAAGAAGACCCTGAAAAATTCATCACAGTGGCAACAACGCGTCCTGAAACCATGCTTGGTGACACAGCAGTTGCAGTTAATCCAGAGGATAAAAGGTATAAAAATCTTATTGGTAAAGTATTAATACTACCATTGATAAATAGAGAGATTCCTGTAATTGCAGATAGTGCTGTAGATATGGAATTTGGAACAGGTGCTGTTAAAGTAACACCGTCTCATGATTTTAATGATGCTGAGATGGCTCAAAGACATAATCTTCCTTATGTTTGTGTAATTAATGAAGAAGGCAGGATGACAGAGGAGGCTGGAAAATATAAAGGACTTGAAAGGTATGATGCGAGAAACAAAATTATCAATGATTTAACAGAGCTTGGTCTTCTTGAAAAAACAGAAAAACACAAACATGCTGTTGGGCATTGCTACAGATGTAAAACAGTTATAGAGCCTTTTCAGACAGTTCAATGGTATGTCAAGATAAAACCCTTAGCTGAAGAGGCGGTTAGAGTTGTAGAGGAAGGGAAAATCAAGTTTATCCCAGAAGGTTGGGTTAACAATTACTATGCATGGATGCGTGATATTAAAGACTGGTGTATTTCAAGACAGCTATGGTGGGGGCACAGAATTCCTGTATGGTATTGTGCAGAATGTAAAACCATTGATGGCAAAGAGCAAGGTGATTTAATAGAAATTTTGTTTTATAAACCTATTACTCTTAATGGAAAGGAAATATGGGGAGGCAGTTTCAATGAATTGAAAAAACTCGGGGTTTCAAAGGAAGAGATTGAACAAAGGGCTAAAATGATAAAAATACCGAAAGAGATTAAACATTTTGCAAATAGAGAAGAACCAAAAACTTGTCCTTATTGCGGAAGTAAAGAATTGATACAAGATCCTGATGTTCTTGATACATGGTTTTCCTCTGCATTATGGCCATTTTCAACGCTCGGTTGGCCTGAGGAAACAGAAGATTTAAAACGATTTTATCCAACAAATGTTCTTGTAACAGGGTTTGACATAATATTTTTCTGGGTTGCAAGAATGATTATGATGGGTATGAAGTTTATGAAAGATGTACCATTTAGGGATGTTTATATACATGCTCTTGTAAGGGACTCCAAGGGACAGAAGATGAGTAAATCAAAGGGCAATGTTATAGACCCGATTGTGATGATAGAAAAATATGGAGCAGATGCTTTCAGATTCACATTGGCAGCATTTGCAGCTCAGGGAAGAGACATCAAATTTTCAGAAGAAAGAGTTGAAGGATACAGACATTTTATAAATAAAATCTGGAATGCAATGAAGTTTATAATGAGTTTTGCTCATTTAAGAACAAAAGAAGAAGTCAAATTAGAAGACGTCAAATCATTGAAAGACAGATGGATTTTGTCCAAACTCTCAGATGCTATATATGAAACAAACAGAGCACTTGATGCTTATAGATTTAATGATGCTGCAGGAACTGTTTATCAGTTTTTATGGCATGAATTTTGTGACTGGTATATAGAGCTAAGCAAAGTTGTTCTATATTCTGATACAGAGGAAAAAGACGAAACAGTTAATTGTCTTTTCTATGTTTTTGAAAACATCCTTAAACTTCTTCATCCTTTCATGCCATATGTTACAGAGGAGATATGGCTTAATATTTTGGGAAAGGAAAAATCTTTAATGATTTCACTATATCCTACTCATGATTTGATAAACAAAGATGAAGAAGCAATAGATAAGATGGAACATATAATTGAGGCAATTTCAGGAATACGAAGCATTCGTGGAGAATTAAATATCGCGCCTTCTTTAAATGTTGATGTTTATATAAAATCTTTAACTCCTCAAGCAGAAAATATTTTAAATGAGGGATATCAGTTTATTTTGAAACTTGCAAAAGCAAAAAGTTTGAAAATACAAAAAGATCTTAGCAGAGCAAAAGGCTCTGCTGTATCAGTTAAGAAAAATTTTGAAATATATATACCAATTAAAGGATTGATTGACATAGAACAGGAGAAAAAAAGACTTTTAAAAGAACTTCAAAAGACAGAACAAGATATTAATTTTCTCAATAAAAAGCTGATGAATGAGGATTTTATAAAAAACGCTCCTGAGGACGTTGTAAAAAAGGATAAAGAAAAATATGAGGGACTTCTCGTAAAACATGATAAAATAAAAGAAAATCTTTCAGTTATTGAAGAATTAAAAAATTAG
- a CDS encoding TolC family protein, producing MCSVKFRGLIFIFIVFISSVCFAEDRIVLDLKGCIERVVRFHPELGEFKQDVEIYKAKLTEAQAAVFPQIELMALGGPSPKAEKEAISPEIRTDVKSTTINGIFGMLTMQVLQPIYTFGKLSGYKTAAEGGIKVSEAELEKKRSEIILKTKELYWSLSLIRELRNLANEIKDELEKAIKRTEEDLKKDIPPADELTLYKLKTYFGEVKRNLNEIDKNEAIIIEALRFMAGLSGKRIEIITEPLKYEESYMKPDELIAKAFILRPEMIQIREGLKARQSLIDVEKSNLYPQIFFLVKGSLAGATNRDRIHNPYIYDPLNDSMLAAVLGMKLNIDFGITKGKIREAEIEYQKIVEKKKLAENGIPVQIMKAYIELQEASKSAKDMEEAYQNAKKWLVTADANIDMGIGETKDLADAVLAYATTRINHLKALYNQKMALANLVQASGLDKDEREVK from the coding sequence ATGTGTTCGGTAAAATTTAGAGGTTTGATTTTTATCTTTATAGTTTTTATTTCATCAGTTTGTTTTGCAGAAGACAGGATAGTTCTTGACCTTAAAGGATGTATTGAAAGAGTTGTTAGATTTCACCCAGAGCTTGGAGAATTTAAACAGGATGTTGAAATTTATAAAGCAAAACTTACTGAGGCTCAAGCTGCAGTATTTCCCCAGATTGAATTAATGGCTTTAGGTGGTCCGTCTCCGAAAGCAGAAAAAGAGGCAATATCTCCAGAGATAAGAACAGATGTTAAATCAACTACAATTAATGGTATTTTTGGAATGCTCACGATGCAGGTATTGCAGCCAATTTATACCTTTGGCAAGCTTTCAGGATATAAAACTGCTGCAGAAGGAGGAATTAAAGTTTCAGAAGCAGAACTTGAAAAAAAGCGTTCAGAGATTATTTTGAAAACCAAGGAGCTTTATTGGAGTCTTTCTCTGATAAGAGAATTAAGAAATTTGGCAAATGAGATTAAAGATGAACTTGAGAAAGCAATAAAACGCACAGAAGAAGATTTAAAAAAAGATATTCCACCTGCTGATGAGCTTACTCTTTATAAACTTAAAACCTATTTTGGCGAAGTTAAAAGAAATTTAAATGAGATTGATAAGAATGAAGCAATAATAATAGAAGCTTTAAGATTTATGGCAGGACTTTCAGGTAAAAGGATTGAGATAATTACAGAACCCTTAAAGTATGAAGAATCATATATGAAACCAGATGAATTAATTGCTAAAGCTTTTATTTTAAGACCTGAGATGATTCAGATAAGAGAAGGACTTAAGGCAAGACAATCCTTAATTGATGTTGAAAAAAGTAATCTTTATCCACAGATTTTTTTCTTAGTTAAGGGTTCTTTAGCGGGAGCAACCAACAGAGACAGAATTCATAATCCGTATATTTATGACCCTCTTAATGATTCTATGCTTGCAGCTGTGCTTGGGATGAAACTCAATATAGATTTCGGAATAACAAAGGGTAAGATAAGAGAAGCAGAGATTGAGTATCAAAAAATAGTTGAAAAGAAAAAACTTGCTGAAAACGGTATCCCTGTTCAAATTATGAAAGCATACATTGAGCTACAGGAAGCATCAAAGAGTGCTAAGGATATGGAAGAAGCTTATCAAAATGCAAAAAAATGGCTTGTAACTGCAGATGCAAATATTGATATGGGTATTGGAGAGACAAAGGATTTAGCTGATGCTGTGCTTGCGTATGCAACTACAAGAATAAATCATTTAAAAGCACTTTACAACCAAAAAATGGCTTTGGCAAACTTAGTTCAGGCATCAGGACTTGATAAAGATGAAAGGGAGGTTAAATAG
- a CDS encoding ATP-binding protein — protein MKIFQKETQLGEIFLKFIDIYSESVIVFEPERYEILYMNQKAKDFLEGNPDLSTFFQEDEYLNFIKLIKDCHKVEENRVISFKRNDNKKGVLLFSLYPVAYDDYRTVCFTFKDITEKINKKEEKRRKNAQLILQDKLKSVDLVTSSISHEINNICNFMVNNLKITFQAWNDIFTIIKEYEDENGEFLIGGISSSEIDKVIPRLMISVIDGINRISDTIDDFRKYVKEGLKSETAVIDINEVVRRVVTILNHHIFIYTENFNFNFTEGLPKIKGNMQKLEQLIINLLMNALQSLPNRQRGVFISTGMTSDKVYIEINDEGVGIPKNIMPHIYEPFFSTKYSSGGSGLGLYLSKSIIEDFGGEINIQSEENRGTKVTIYLPYVLENGKF, from the coding sequence ATGAAAATATTTCAGAAGGAAACGCAGTTAGGTGAAATTTTTTTAAAGTTTATAGATATATATTCAGAATCTGTAATTGTTTTTGAACCTGAAAGATATGAAATATTATATATGAATCAGAAAGCAAAAGATTTTTTGGAAGGGAATCCAGATTTATCAACATTTTTTCAAGAAGATGAATATTTAAACTTCATAAAATTAATAAAAGATTGTCATAAAGTTGAAGAAAACAGGGTTATTAGTTTTAAAAGAAATGACAATAAAAAGGGAGTTTTGCTTTTTAGTTTATACCCCGTTGCATATGATGATTACAGGACAGTTTGTTTTACATTTAAAGATATTACAGAAAAAATTAATAAAAAAGAAGAAAAACGAAGAAAAAATGCTCAACTTATACTACAGGACAAGCTAAAATCTGTAGATTTAGTTACATCCAGCATATCTCATGAAATAAACAATATTTGTAATTTTATGGTTAATAATCTGAAAATTACTTTTCAAGCATGGAATGATATTTTTACTATAATTAAGGAATATGAAGATGAAAATGGAGAATTTTTGATAGGAGGGATTTCTTCTTCAGAAATAGATAAAGTAATACCTCGACTTATGATTTCAGTAATAGATGGGATTAACAGAATTTCCGATACAATTGATGATTTTAGAAAATATGTGAAAGAAGGTTTGAAGTCAGAAACTGCGGTTATTGATATAAATGAGGTTGTAAGAAGAGTAGTTACAATTCTTAATCATCATATTTTTATTTATACAGAGAACTTTAATTTTAATTTTACTGAAGGATTGCCAAAGATTAAAGGCAATATGCAGAAATTAGAGCAACTAATAATAAATTTACTAATGAATGCATTACAGTCATTACCAAATAGACAGAGAGGAGTTTTTATTTCTACAGGTATGACATCAGATAAAGTATATATTGAAATTAATGATGAGGGAGTAGGAATTCCAAAGAATATTATGCCTCATATATATGAACCTTTTTTCTCTACTAAATATTCATCAGGTGGTTCAGGGCTTGGACTTTATCTTTCCAAATCCATTATAGAAGATTTTGGTGGTGAAATTAATATTCAGTCTGAGGAAAATAGAGGAACAAAAGTAACAATTTATCTTCCCTATGTTTTAGAAAATGGAAAATTTTAA
- a CDS encoding response regulator produces MFTILLVGKSSFISNYLNSLNKNKFSVKFFPNIDETLQNIDRYEPKLILLVADQEETDLLDFCKKIREKYSLLLPILLVVDFYSFVNLNQFKNLGVDFIIKPFTQEEFNAKIESFLSEQEKTVEHIYEKESEIIDKLRPYIREEVRAEMQTILKQILEGMEQKHV; encoded by the coding sequence ATGTTTACAATCCTTTTAGTTGGAAAATCTTCTTTTATATCAAACTATTTGAATAGTTTAAATAAAAACAAATTTTCGGTTAAATTTTTTCCAAATATTGATGAAACATTGCAGAATATTGACCGTTATGAACCTAAATTAATACTTTTAGTCGCAGATCAAGAAGAGACAGATTTATTGGATTTTTGTAAAAAGATAAGAGAAAAATACTCTCTTTTATTGCCAATTTTACTGGTTGTAGATTTTTATTCTTTTGTTAATCTTAATCAATTTAAAAACTTAGGAGTAGATTTTATAATTAAACCATTTACTCAGGAAGAATTTAATGCAAAAATAGAGTCTTTTCTATCTGAACAGGAAAAAACTGTAGAGCATATTTATGAAAAAGAAAGTGAAATTATTGATAAACTTAGACCTTATATAAGAGAGGAAGTTAGAGCGGAGATGCAAACTATTTTAAAACAAATTCTGGAGGGCATGGAGCAGAAGCATGTTTAA
- the nadC gene encoding carboxylating nicotinate-nucleotide diphosphorylase, which yields MFNPLIDELFKLSIIEDIGNGDITSQLIIPEDCKALAQIICKEDIILAGMPFVKRFFTILSSYFGFQPEQIYFEEYYKDGDFIKKSNVIASVKGNTRLLLAGERIALNLLQRLSGIATFTREFVKKVEDLPVKILDTRKTTPGLRFMEKYAVKIGGGINHRFALYDAVLIKDNHIKVVGSVREAVIKAKNQCIHQKVEVEVKNLKELEEAISAEADIIMLDNMNIEEMKKAVEIANGRVLLEASGGVNLENIRNIALTGVDFISIGALTHSATAVDISMKIREVL from the coding sequence ATGTTTAATCCTTTGATTGATGAGCTTTTTAAACTTTCAATAATAGAAGATATTGGAAATGGAGATATAACCTCTCAGCTTATTATACCTGAAGATTGTAAAGCATTAGCTCAGATAATATGCAAGGAGGATATTATTCTTGCAGGCATGCCTTTTGTAAAAAGATTTTTTACTATTCTATCTTCATACTTTGGATTCCAACCTGAGCAAATATATTTTGAGGAATACTATAAAGATGGTGATTTTATTAAAAAATCCAATGTCATAGCTTCTGTTAAAGGAAATACGAGGTTACTGCTTGCAGGTGAGAGGATTGCTTTGAATCTTTTACAGAGGCTTTCAGGTATTGCTACATTTACAAGAGAGTTTGTAAAAAAAGTAGAAGATTTACCAGTAAAAATTCTTGATACAAGAAAAACAACTCCTGGATTAAGATTTATGGAAAAATACGCAGTAAAAATTGGTGGAGGTATTAATCATCGGTTTGCACTTTATGATGCAGTTTTAATAAAAGATAATCATATAAAAGTTGTAGGATCTGTTAGAGAGGCTGTGATAAAAGCTAAAAATCAATGTATACATCAAAAAGTAGAGGTAGAGGTAAAAAATCTTAAAGAACTTGAAGAAGCAATTTCTGCAGAAGCAGATATAATCATGCTTGACAATATGAATATTGAAGAAATGAAAAAAGCGGTAGAGATTGCAAATGGAAGAGTTTTACTTGAAGCATCAGGTGGTGTAAATCTTGAAAATATTAGAAATATCGCATTAACAGGTGTTGATTTTATATCAATTGGTGCATTAACTCATTCAGCTACTGCTGTTGATATTAGCATGAAGATAAGGGAGGTTTTATGA
- the purM gene encoding phosphoribosylformylglycinamidine cyclo-ligase: protein MSITYKKAGVDIDEADKFVSMISPIVKTTFRKEVLTEIGLFAGLFKFDVKKYKEPVLVSGTDGVGTKLKIAFEADKHDTVGIDLVAMCVNDILTVGAEPLFFLDYFATGKLNAAKATEVIKGIVQGCKEAGCALIGGETAELPRFYKKNEYDLAGFAVGVVDRKEIIDGSSIKEGDVFIGVASSGLHSNGFSLARKVLFDIGKLRIDQYIPELNCILAKELLKPTEIYVKAYFALKDKVKVKGMAHITGGGIPGNLSRILPKNITAILDKNSWTVPSIFHLIKNIGKINEAEMFKVFNMGIGYIFVVEQNEIQKSLAILNKKGYKAYLIGKASKGGEDKITIK from the coding sequence ATGAGTATTACATATAAAAAAGCAGGAGTTGATATTGATGAAGCAGATAAATTTGTCAGCATGATTTCTCCTATTGTTAAAACGACATTTCGTAAAGAAGTTCTCACTGAAATAGGACTTTTTGCAGGATTATTTAAATTTGATGTAAAAAAATATAAAGAACCAGTGTTGGTTAGTGGAACAGATGGAGTTGGAACAAAGCTCAAAATAGCCTTTGAAGCAGATAAACACGATACAGTTGGAATAGACCTTGTTGCCATGTGTGTGAATGATATTTTAACAGTTGGTGCAGAACCCTTGTTTTTCCTTGATTACTTCGCAACTGGAAAACTTAATGCAGCAAAAGCTACGGAAGTTATAAAAGGTATTGTTCAAGGTTGTAAAGAAGCTGGTTGTGCTCTTATAGGAGGGGAGACTGCAGAATTACCGAGGTTTTATAAAAAAAATGAATATGACCTTGCAGGATTTGCTGTAGGTGTAGTTGATAGAAAAGAAATAATTGATGGTTCTTCAATAAAAGAAGGAGACGTTTTCATAGGTGTAGCATCTTCAGGGCTTCATAGCAATGGTTTTTCTCTTGCAAGAAAAGTCCTTTTTGATATAGGCAAATTGAGAATTGATCAGTATATACCTGAATTAAACTGTATCCTTGCAAAGGAACTACTTAAACCAACAGAAATTTATGTTAAAGCATATTTTGCCCTTAAAGATAAAGTCAAAGTTAAAGGTATGGCACATATAACTGGTGGAGGTATCCCCGGAAATTTATCCAGAATTTTACCTAAAAATATAACAGCAATTTTAGACAAAAATAGCTGGACTGTGCCTTCAATTTTTCATTTAATAAAAAACATAGGTAAAATTAATGAAGCAGAGATGTTTAAAGTTTTTAACATGGGAATAGGTTATATTTTTGTTGTTGAACAAAATGAAATTCAAAAATCCTTAGCCATCTTAAATAAAAAGGGTTACAAAGCCTATTTAATTGGAAAAGCTTCAAAAGGTGGTGAAGATAAAATCACAATAAAATGA
- the mlaD gene encoding outer membrane lipid asymmetry maintenance protein MlaD translates to MKKEHLEILVGVFVLIGILSLGYLSFRLGKIDMFKTGYYTVYAEFDKVGGIKKGSVVEIAGVPVGSVEKVTLNNKYQAVVELKILSSIKLPDDSIASIRTKGLIGEKYVQITPGGSEQYIAQNGKIRETESSVDIEEVLSKYVFGKI, encoded by the coding sequence ATGAAGAAAGAACATCTTGAAATATTAGTTGGAGTATTTGTTTTAATTGGAATTCTTTCGCTCGGATATCTTTCTTTCAGGCTTGGTAAGATTGATATGTTTAAGACAGGTTACTATACTGTTTATGCAGAGTTTGACAAGGTAGGAGGGATTAAAAAAGGATCTGTCGTAGAAATTGCTGGAGTTCCTGTAGGATCTGTTGAAAAAGTAACTCTTAATAATAAATACCAGGCAGTGGTTGAATTGAAGATACTAAGTTCAATTAAGCTTCCAGATGATTCAATTGCTTCAATTAGGACAAAGGGATTAATTGGCGAAAAATATGTTCAGATTACTCCAGGAGGCTCTGAACAATATATTGCTCAGAATGGCAAAATTAGGGAAACAGAATCATCAGTAGATATAGAGGAGGTATTGTCAAAATATGTGTTCGGTAAAATTTAG
- a CDS encoding MlaC/ttg2D family ABC transporter substrate-binding protein, which yields MKKLILILLILVFTISGAFAVVSPKEQIKKTVDKVISILKDPKYKGKNKTQQRRLALRTEIGKVFDFEEMSKRSLGVYWKDRTPQEKKEFIELYKDLLERSYIDKIESYTDEEVIYTDEKVENSKYAEVKTKIITKDKKEIPIDYRLYFAGKEWKVYDIVIEGVSLVSNYRSQFNKIIRNHSYQELVKRMKTKQTEELMREK from the coding sequence ATGAAAAAATTGATACTGATTTTATTAATTCTTGTATTTACAATCTCAGGTGCTTTCGCTGTTGTTTCTCCGAAAGAGCAGATTAAAAAGACTGTTGATAAGGTAATAAGCATTCTCAAAGACCCTAAATATAAAGGCAAAAATAAAACCCAGCAAAGAAGATTAGCTTTAAGAACAGAAATAGGAAAAGTTTTTGATTTTGAGGAAATGTCAAAGCGCTCATTAGGAGTTTACTGGAAAGATAGAACACCTCAGGAGAAAAAAGAGTTTATTGAGCTTTATAAAGATCTGCTTGAAAGGTCTTACATTGATAAAATTGAATCATATACTGATGAAGAGGTAATTTATACAGATGAAAAAGTTGAAAATAGTAAATATGCTGAAGTAAAAACAAAGATAATAACAAAGGACAAAAAGGAGATTCCGATTGATTACAGGCTTTATTTTGCGGGAAAAGAATGGAAAGTTTATGATATTGTTATAGAAGGAGTTAGTCTTGTAAGTAATTACCGTTCTCAATTCAATAAAATTATTAGAAATCATTCCTATCAAGAACTTGTAAAAAGGATGAAAACAAAACAAACAGAGGAACTAATGAGGGAAAAATAA